The Rhizobium sp. ACO-34A genome segment AGATAGATCCAGACGTGGTCGTCGCCGCGCGCTTCGATGCGGTCGTAGATGGCGTTGACGACGCGGGTCGGCGTGAGCGCCCCGGAGGCATAGGCCTCGGAAAGCGTGGTGAGATCGAGACTGCCCGTGGCGTCGGACCAGATGAATTCTGACATGATGCTACTCCTGCGATGTCTTGAGCGCCGCCAGAATGTCGGCGGTGGCGGCAACGGCGCCGAAAAGGCCGTTGCCGAAGGTCGTGATGCGCAATTGCGCGGTGTGGCGCGGGTCGGATGTGCCCTTGCAGGCATCGGCGACCGCGATGCATTCGAAACCCATGTCGTTGGCCGCCCGCTGGGTGGCATGCACCATGCCTTCGGTCGGAAGGCCTGCGACGATGAGGTTGCGCACGCCGCGCCGGAGAAGCTCGTCTTCCAGCCCGGTGCGGATAAAGGCGTTGTCGCCGCCGAGATCGACGAGGATGGTATCCTCGGGAAGCGCCAGCCGGTCACTGATCTGCCATTCCGGGGAATGCCTGTCTGGCACGCGGTCGCCAAGCAGGCGGCGGCGCGCCGCAAGCGGGTCCTGCGCGCCATCTACACCCCGGCGAGCGACGACTACGGCAATGCCTGCGGATTTCGCGGCATCGAGCAGGGATGCGGCGGCTTCGAGTTCCGCCGTAGCGGAAAGCTCCGCGATCATGCCGTTCTGGAAACCGAGCAGCAGAAGCGCGGTATCTTGCGCCGACCAGACCCCGTCGAAAGGCCAGGAATAAGGATTGGCGGCGATTGAGCCGAAGGTTTTCATGTCGTGCTCAGCCATCGGCCTTCTCTCCGTGAGCCCCATCGAGCATTGCCTTGAACGCGGCGCGGTCGGAAACGCCGCCCCAGCGGCCGCCGAAGGACTTCAGGATCTCGATGGTCGCCTCGTGATTGGGGGTCTCGACGGCGGCGGTGCAGTCTTCGAGCAGCACGCATTCGATGCCGTATTCGAAACCGTCGCGCAGGGTGGACTGCACGCAGCAATCCGAGGTGACGCCGGTGACGACGAGGCGGGTGATACCCCGCTTTTCCAACTCGTCGGCCAGTTCCGTGCGGTGGAAGGAGGATTTGCCCGGCTTGTCGATGATGAGCTCGCCTTCGACGGGTTGAAGTTCCGGAATGATCTGCCAGCCCGGTTCGCCCTGCACGAGAATGCGGCCGGTCTTGCCCATGTCGCCGATGCCGAGACCATGGACGCGGGTGCGCCACTGCTTGTTGGCATGAAGGTCCGAGAGATCCGGCTTGTGGCCCTCGCGGGTGTGGATGACGGTGATACCGGCTTCGCGGGCCGCGTCCAGCGCGTCGCGGATCGGTTCGATGACGGAGCGGGTGTTGGAGACGTCTTCGCCGAGCTGGTCGACCCAGCCGCCGGGGGCGCAGAAATCCACCTGCATGTCGATGATGATGAGCGCGATCTCCGTCTTCGAGACAGGACCGCCGAGCGGCCAGAAGCCGCCGGTCGCAACCTCGTTTTCGGGCGTCGTCACAGGGTTACTCCCGTGTCCGCGTCGAAGACGAGGATAGCGTTGGGATCGATCGTGAAGGTGACGGTCTCGTCGCGGGAAACGCGGTGGCTGCCGTCGATGCTCGCCTTCAGCTTCGGCGAGGATTTCATCACGTCGCGGTCGTCCTCGGTCATGTCGGCATGGCCCACGGAGATCTCGCCGGAATCGAGATGCAGCAGGAGATCGGCGCCGAGATCCTCGACGAACAGCACCTTGGCCGAAAGCGTGCCCGGTCCCGTCGGACCGGCCGTCACCTTGAAGGCCTCGGGGCGGATGCCGGCGATGACCTTGCCGCCGATGCGGGGCGAAAGCCTGTCGGCGGAGGCCGGCAGCGGCAGCAGGAAGGGACCGATGCGAAGTGCGGGCGCGCCTTCATGGGCGACGAGGATCGCTTCCATGAAGTTGATCGGCGGCGAGCCGATGAAGCTTGCGACGAACATGTTGACCGGGCTGTCATAGAGCCTGCGGGGGCTGTCGAGCTGCTGCAGCGTTCCCTTGTTCATCACGGCGACGCGATGGCCCATGGTCATCGCCTCCACCTGGTCGTGGGTCACGTAGACGGTGGTGACGGCGCGCATGCGCTGGAGCCGCGAGATTTCCGCGCGCATCTGGCCGCGCAGCCGCGCATCGAGGTTGGAAAGCGGCTCGTCCATCAGGAAGGCGTTGGGCGAGCGCACCAGCGCGCGGCCCATGGCGACACGCTGGCGCTGGCCGCCGGAAAGGCGGGCGGGCTTGCGGTCGAGGAATTCGGTGAGTTCCAGAAGGGCGGCCGTCTCGCGCACCTTGGTCGCGACATCCTCGGACGTCGCGCCGCGCACCTTCAGCCCGAAGGCGATGTTTTCGCCGACCGTCAGATGCGGATAGAGCGCATAGGACTGGAACACCATGGCGATGTCGCGGTCGCGGGGCGCGAGATCGTTGGCGACGGTGTCGTTGATCTTCAGCGTGCCGCCGGTGATCTCCTCGAGCCCCGCGATCATGCGCAGCGCCGTGGTCTTGCCGCAGCCGGAGGGGCCGACAAGCACCATGAACTCGCCGTCCCTGATCGTGAGGTTCAGGTCCGTCAGCGCGGCGGACTTGCCGCCCGCATAGGTCTTGGACACGTTCTGAAACGAAATCTGGGCCATGTCGGTAATCCTACTGTACGCCGTTTGTCGCGCCCTGGACGAAGTAGCGGTTCATGAACAGCGCCATCAGGACAATCGGGATCGTTGAGAAATGGGCGAGCGCGCCAAGCGTGCCCCAGGTGATGTCCTTGGTGCCGTAAGCGGTGAGCAGTGCCACCGAGATCGGCTTGGAATCGAGCGTGGTCAGGAACATCGGATGAAGGAAGTCGTTCCACGAGAACATCATGCAGAACAGCGCGCAGGCGATCATGCCGGAACGGGTGGCGGGAACCGCGACCTTGAGGAAGGCCCCCATCTGCGTGCAGCCGTCCGTCAGCGCCGCCTCCTCCATGTCGGGGGGCAGCGACTTGAAGTAGGAAAACATCATCCACGTCACGAAGGCGCAGTTGAGCATGGTGTTGAAGACGATGACCGCCCACCAGCTGCCGAGCAGGCCGATATCGCGCATCAAGAGATAGAAGGGGATGAGCGCCGCAATCGCCGGGATCATGCGGATCGCCAGGAAGAAATAGGCAAAGCCCGCGGCATAGCGCGATTTGGCCCGCGCCAGCGCATAACCGGCGGGAACGCCGAGCAGCAGCGAGAGCACCGTGGTGCCGATGCTGATGATCAGCGACGAGCGCACCAGCGACACCACGTCGAAGGCGGCGAACGCCTTGCGGAACTGGTCGAGCGTCGGCTCGAAGAACAGCCGCGGCGGCACGGAAAAGAT includes the following:
- a CDS encoding ABC transporter ATP-binding protein — translated: MAQISFQNVSKTYAGGKSAALTDLNLTIRDGEFMVLVGPSGCGKTTALRMIAGLEEITGGTLKINDTVANDLAPRDRDIAMVFQSYALYPHLTVGENIAFGLKVRGATSEDVATKVRETAALLELTEFLDRKPARLSGGQRQRVAMGRALVRSPNAFLMDEPLSNLDARLRGQMRAEISRLQRMRAVTTVYVTHDQVEAMTMGHRVAVMNKGTLQQLDSPRRLYDSPVNMFVASFIGSPPINFMEAILVAHEGAPALRIGPFLLPLPASADRLSPRIGGKVIAGIRPEAFKVTAGPTGPGTLSAKVLFVEDLGADLLLHLDSGEISVGHADMTEDDRDVMKSSPKLKASIDGSHRVSRDETVTFTIDPNAILVFDADTGVTL
- a CDS encoding sugar ABC transporter, with the protein product MAMVTKRRIIVERTAILAITVLFLLPVCWLISTAYKPSNQIFSVPPRLFFEPTLDQFRKAFAAFDVVSLVRSSLIISIGTTVLSLLLGVPAGYALARAKSRYAAGFAYFFLAIRMIPAIAALIPFYLLMRDIGLLGSWWAVIVFNTMLNCAFVTWMMFSYFKSLPPDMEEAALTDGCTQMGAFLKVAVPATRSGMIACALFCMMFSWNDFLHPMFLTTLDSKPISVALLTAYGTKDITWGTLGALAHFSTIPIVLMALFMNRYFVQGATNGVQ
- a CDS encoding cysteine hydrolase, translated to MTTPENEVATGGFWPLGGPVSKTEIALIIIDMQVDFCAPGGWVDQLGEDVSNTRSVIEPIRDALDAAREAGITVIHTREGHKPDLSDLHANKQWRTRVHGLGIGDMGKTGRILVQGEPGWQIIPELQPVEGELIIDKPGKSSFHRTELADELEKRGITRLVVTGVTSDCCVQSTLRDGFEYGIECVLLEDCTAAVETPNHEATIEILKSFGGRWGGVSDRAAFKAMLDGAHGEKADG
- a CDS encoding isochorismatase; protein product: MAEHDMKTFGSIAANPYSWPFDGVWSAQDTALLLLGFQNGMIAELSATAELEAAASLLDAAKSAGIAVVVARRGVDGAQDPLAARRRLLGDRVPDRHSPEWQISDRLALPEDTILVDLGGDNAFIRTGLEDELLRRGVRNLIVAGLPTEGMVHATQRAANDMGFECIAVADACKGTSDPRHTAQLRITTFGNGLFGAVAATADILAALKTSQE